A window of Bacteroidota bacterium genomic DNA:
AAAATAGTAATACGGACCTTCGCTTGGAAAAAAAATGAAAAAAGTGTAGTACATGAAAAAGCAGGACATCACAGTAAAAATCGTCTTTTTGAACGTTTCGGGATTCTTCACATACGCATAAAAACAGGTCATAAAAATGAGAATGTAGAATGAGAAATATGCGAAGTTGAGAATTTCACAAAACCATTTTTGTGGGAATAACGTTGAAAACACCAGGCTTGGCTGTAATCCGAATATGAAGGATTCGGCATAAACAATATAGGGGTCAAAGCTGGCAAAAATCACATTTTTCATAAAGTCCGTTTCGCCGTAAATATATCCAAGAAGAATGAGCGGATAAAAACTGCGAAGGAAGGCTGTGATGCGATTTGGGAAACGTGCTGAAAAGTAAATAAGTGTCAGCAAAACTGCTACAAATCCAATGCGCAGCAGAAGATGAAACCATACGCCTTGCAGAACAGTCGAAGCAAAGCAAATGAACAGGAACGTGAATGTAAGGTAGGCAATGGTTGCCGCTTCTGCAGGGTTGAACCGCATCCGGCTGTTGTTATTTTTCTGCAAAAAAGACATGGTGTGTTTAATATAAATTTAAATTGCCTCGCCTATCAGTGTCGCCGGTGTACACGATGTAATGCGAACATTCACATAACTGCCGGCCGGTCTTGGCTCTGACTTGAATACAACCACTTTGTTCTGGCTGTTACGACCCGAAAGCATTTGCTTCGATTTGCGCGAAAACCCTTCAACGAGAACTTCAAATGTTTTACCGATATCGTTTTTGTTACTGTTGTGTGATAGTATTTGTTGAAGTCCGATAATCTCCGTGAGGCGGCTGAGTTTAAGCGTTTCGGGAACATCATCTTCGAGGCGGCCTGCGGCCGATGTCCCCGGACGTTCCGAATATTTAAACATGAACGCGTAT
This region includes:
- a CDS encoding phosphatase PAP2 family protein, with amino-acid sequence MRFNPAEAATIAYLTFTFLFICFASTVLQGVWFHLLLRIGFVAVLLTLIYFSARFPNRITAFLRSFYPLILLGYIYGETDFMKNVIFASFDPYIVYAESFIFGLQPSLVFSTLFPQKWFCEILNFAYFSFYILIFMTCFYAYVKNPETFKKTIFTVMSCFFMYYTFFIFFPSEGPYYYFGLTPSDIHGSWFFSGAVKLAQDIGEKPTGAFPSSHVGISLILLIIGWKQGKMLFYTMLPVVFFLILATVYIKAHYALDVIGGFITAPIFFAISNAIYKRVFAKQETEKTATKGQFEDLKI